The DNA region CCGGACAGCCGCGAGAACGGATACACCCGCTTCATCAGCTGGTAATCCAGCGCCACGTCGGCCGACATCTCGCCGTCATACTCGAAATCGACCCGGCGGCTGTCGAGGATCGACAGGGCTTCGCGCAACGGGTCGGTGTTCGGGTGCGGCGTCTGGCCGAAGTTGGAGAAGGACAGCAGCGCCACCCGCGGTTCATGCCCCATCTGCCGGGCCTTGGCCGCGGCGCCGACGGCGATGTCGGCCAGCGTCTTGCCGTCGGGACGGACATGGACGGTGGTGTCGGCGATGAAGACGGTGCGGTTGCGGGTGATGAACAGGTGCAGACCGAACACCGGCTCGTTCGCCTTCGGGTCGATGACCCGGCGGAGTTCCTCGTACGCGACGCCGAAGCTGCGGGTCAGGCCGGTCACCATGGCGTGGGCGTCGCCCTGGGCCACCATGCAGGCGGCGAAGACGTTGCGGTCCTGGTTGACCATCCGCTGGCAATCGCGCAGCAGCGCGCCCTTGCGCTGCAGGCGGCGGTAGAGATGGTCGGCATAGCGGCGGTTGGCGTCCGACAGGCGGGCATTGTGGATTTCGAACTGGACGTTGGGCTGGCCCATCGCCGTCAGCTGTTCCCTGATCACCTCCTCGCGGCCGATCAACACCGGCGTGCCATAGCCGTGGGCGCGGAAGGCCATGGCGGCGCGGATCGTCCGTTCCTCCTCGCCCTCGGCGAAGACGACGCGGCGCGGGTTGGTCCGCACCTTCTCCAAGATCAGTTCCAGGCTGTCCGCCGTCGGGTCCAGACGGGTGCGCAGGGAATGCTTGTAGCTGGTCAGGTCCAGGATCGGCTTGCGCGCCACGCCGCTTTCCATGGCGGCCTGGGCGACGGCGGCCGGGACGGTGACGATCAGGCGCGGGTCGAAGGGCACCGGAATGATGTAGTCCGGTCCATAGCGCAGCCGGCGCCCGGAATAGGCGGCGTCGACCTCGTCCGGCACGTCCTCGCGCGCCAGCGCCGCCAGCGCCTTCGCCGCGGCGACCTTCATCGCCTCGTTGATGGTGGTGGCACGGACATCCAGCGCGCCGCGGAACAGGTAAGGGAAGCCCAGGACGTTGTTGACCTGGTTCGGGTAGTCGGAACGGCCGGTCGCCACGATGGCATCCGCGCGCACCGCCTTCACCTCCTCCGGCGTGATTTCCGGGTCGGGGTTGGCCAGCGCGAAGATGATCGGCTTGGCCGCCATCGACTTCACCATCTCCGGCGTCATCGCCCCTTTGGCCGACAGGCCGACGAACACGTCGGACCCGGCCACCGCCTCTTCCAGCGTGCGCTTGTCGGTATCGACCGCGAAGGACGACTTCCACTGGTTCATGCCGTTGGTGCGGCCGCGATAGACCACGCCCTTGGTGTCGCACAGGATGATGTTTTCACGTGAAACACCCATCGTGCAGAACAGCTCGGCGCAGGCGATGCCCGCCGCCCCGGCGCCGTTCACCACCATCTTCACGTCTTCGATCTTGCGCCCGGTGATGTCGCAGGCGTTGATCAGCCCGGCGGCGGCGATGATCGCGGTGCCGTGCTGGTCGTCATGGAAGACCGGGATGTCCAGCAGTTCGCGCAGCCGTTCCTCGATGATGAAGCAGTCGGGCGCCTTGATGTCTTCCAGGTTGATGCCGCCGAAGCTGGGGCCGAGGAAGCGCACGCAGTTGACGAACTCGTCCACGTCGCGGGTGTCGACCTCCAGGTCGATGCCGTCGACGTCGGCGAAGCGCTTGAACAGCACCGCCTTGCCTTCCATCACCGGCTTGCCGGCCAGAGCGCCGAGGTCGCCCAGCCCCAGCACCGCCGTGCCGTTGGAGATGATGGCGACGATGTTGCCCTTGGCCGTGTAGTCGTAGGCGAGGGACGGATCCTCGGCGATGCGCAGGCAGGGGACCGCCACGCCGGGCGAATAGGCCAGCGCCAGATCGCGTTGGGTGGTCAGCGGCTTGGTCGGGGTGATTTCCAGCTTGCCGGGCCGGCCGCTGGAATGCAGCAGCAGGGCCTCTTCGTCGGTGACGCGCTTGGTATCGGACATGGATGTCGTGTTCCTCAACGGAGTGTGCAGCCCGTCGGTCGTCGTTGATGCCTTTTTGTGCGGTGCGCTGCCGACGGTGGGGCAGCGATGGTATACGCCGAACGCGCAACTCGCCAAGCCTCGATCGCCTCCATTTTGTACGAATCATGCATTTTCCTGCTGATTAACGACATATTCAGTTTGTTTGTCCTCCCATCAGATTCCGGTTCTTCCACTGCAGGGCAGCGCTCGCGCATCGGTGCTGGACGGCGGGAAAGACGCCATGCTGGACGGGACCGGGCAGAGCCGTTAGCTTGCCGCCGGATCAAAAACGACCTTCGGAATGATGCCCATGCGCCCCTCCGGCCGCGCCTTCGACCAACTGCGCACCGTCTCCCTCGAAACCGGCTTCAGCCGCTATGCCGAGGGCTCCTGCATGGTACGCTTCGGCAACACCCATGTGCTGTGCACGGCCAGCGTCGACGAAACGGTGCCGCGTTTCCTGAAGAACACCGGGCTCGGCTGGGTCACCGCCGAATACGGCATGCTGCCGCGCTCCACCCACAGCCGCACCGACCGCGAGGCGGCCAAGGGCAAGCAGTCCGGCCGCACCCAGGAAATCCAGCGCCTGATCGGCCGCGCCCTGCGCGCCGTCACCGACCGTTCGGCGATGGGCGAGAAGCAGATCAAGATCGACTGCGACGTCATCCAGGCCGACGGCGGCACCCGCACCGCCGCCATCACCGGCAGCTATGTCGCCCTGCATCTGGCCTTCCAGCACCTGATGCAGATCGGCGCGCTGAAGACCATGCCGCTGACCGATCAGGTCGCCGCCGTGTCCTGCGGCCTGTACCAGGGCAACGCCGTGCTCGACCTCGACTATGACGAGGACTCCAAGGCGCAGGCCGATGCCAACTTCGTCCTGACCGGCAAGGCCGGCATCGTCGAAATCCAGGGCACCGCCGAGGAAACCCCGTTCTCCGAGCCGCAGTTCATGGAGCTGCTGGCGCTCGCCCGCAAGGGCGTGAACGAACTGGTGGCGTTGCAGAAGCAGGTTCTCGGCATCAAGTAAGGCCGCATCAGCCAGAGGTTATGACCATGTCCGCTCCCCGCCGCTTCACCGGCGACACCCTCGTCATCGCCAGCCACAACAAGGGCAAGGTGCGCGAGATCGCCGACCTGCTCGGCCCCTATGTCGCCACCTTCACCTCGGCCGGGGAGCTGGGCCTGCCCGAACCGGAAGAGACCGGAACCACCTTCATCGCCAATGCGGAGCTGAAGGCCAAGGCCGCGGCCGCCGCCGGCCATGTCGCGCTCGCCGACGACAGCGGGCTGGTGGTGCCGGCGCTGAACGGCGATCCCGGCATCTATTCCGCCCGCTGGGCCGGCCCGGCCAAGGACTTCGCCATGGCGATGCGGAAGGTCGAGGACGGTCTTGCCGGCAGCACCGACCGCAGCGCCTATTTCGTCTGCGCGCTGTCGCTCGCCTGGCCGGACGGCCATGTCGAGACGGTGGAGGGCCGCTGCTACGGCACGCTGGTCTGGCCGCCGCGCGGTCCGCATGGCTTCGGCTATGACCCGATGTTCCTGCCGGACGGCCACGGCCTGACCTTCGGCGAGATGGACCCGTTCAAGAAGCACGAGATGAGCCACCGCGCCGACGCCTTCCGCCAGTTGGTGGAGCGGTGCTTCCGGTGAGTGCGTCCGATCCTGGTTTCGCCGTCTACGTCCATTGGCCCTTCTGCAAGTCGAAGTGCCCGTACTGCGATTTCAACAGCCATGTCCGCGAGCGCGTCGATCATGACCGCTGGCGGGCCGGGCTGCTGCGCGAACTGGATCATTACGCCGACCTGACGGCCGGGCGCACCGTCACCTCGATCTTCTTCGGCGGCGGCACCCCGTCGCTGATGGAACCGGCGACGGTCGGCGCCATCATCGACCGCGTCGCGGAACGCTGGCAAATCGCCAAGGGGCTGGAAGTGACGCTGGAGGCCAATCCGACCTCCGTCGAGGCCGACAAATTCCGCGCCTTCCGCACCGCCGGGATCAACCGCGTTTCCCTCGGCATTCAGGCGCTGGACGACGCCAGCCTGAAATTCCTCGGCCGTCAGCATAACGCGGCGGAGGCCACCGGCGCCATCGAACTGGCCGCGCGGACCTTCGACCGCTTTTCCTTCGACCTGATCTATGCCCGTCCCGGTCAGACGGTGGCGGCCTGGCAGGCGGAGTTGGCGCGGGCGCTGGATTACGCCGTCGGCCATCTCTCGGTCTATCAGCTGACGATCGAGGAGGGGACGGCCTTCTACCCGCTGCACGCCCGTGGCGATCTGGTGCTGCCCGACGAGGAGTTGGCCGGCGATCTCTACGAGGCGACGCAGAGCCAGCTGGCGGCGGCGGGGCTGCCGGCCTACGAGATTTCCAACCACGCCCGTCCGGGCGAGGAAAGCCGTCACAACCTGACTTATTGGCGCTATGGCGATTATGTCGGCATCGGTCCCGGCGCACATGGCCGGCTGACGCTGGACGGCGACAAGTTCGCGACCCGCGCCCACCGTGCCCCGGAAATCTGGCTGGAACGGGTGGAACGCGACGGCCATGGCGCCGCCGTTCCCAGCCCGATCGACCGCGATGCCCGCGGCACCGAGTTGCTGATGATGGGGCTGCGCCTCCGCGAGGGGGTGCGGCTCGCCCGGCTGACGGAGGAAACCGGACGGACGCTGGACGATTTCGTCGAGCCGGCGGCGTTGTCCCGCCTGATCGAAGGCGGTTTCCTTACCCGCGACGCGGATCGGGTCTCTGCGACATCGGAAGGGCTACAGCGACTGAACGCGGTACTCAGCGCGATTTTAGCGTAAGATTTCCCCGGTTCCGAACCGGGAAAGGGCAGGGGATGCGCATCAGTCTGATTGTGGCCGCTGCGATGAACGACGTGATCGGCCGCGATGGCCGGTTGCCCTGGCATCTTCCCGGCGATCTGCGCCGGTTCAAGCAGCTGACCCTGGGCAAGCCGGTGCTGATGGGCCGCAAAACCTGGGAGTCTCTGCCGCTGCGCCCGCTTCCCGGCCGCGACAACCTCGTCGTCAGCCGTCGGGCAGCGGTCGGCGAGCGGGATGGCGCCCGCTGGTTCTCCGGGTTGGGAGCCGCCATATCCTGGGCCCAGGAATCCGGTGCGGCGGAACTCTGCGTCATCGGCGGCGCCGCG from Azospirillum ramasamyi includes:
- the hemW gene encoding radical SAM family heme chaperone HemW yields the protein MLPVSASDPGFAVYVHWPFCKSKCPYCDFNSHVRERVDHDRWRAGLLRELDHYADLTAGRTVTSIFFGGGTPSLMEPATVGAIIDRVAERWQIAKGLEVTLEANPTSVEADKFRAFRTAGINRVSLGIQALDDASLKFLGRQHNAAEATGAIELAARTFDRFSFDLIYARPGQTVAAWQAELARALDYAVGHLSVYQLTIEEGTAFYPLHARGDLVLPDEELAGDLYEATQSQLAAAGLPAYEISNHARPGEESRHNLTYWRYGDYVGIGPGAHGRLTLDGDKFATRAHRAPEIWLERVERDGHGAAVPSPIDRDARGTELLMMGLRLREGVRLARLTEETGRTLDDFVEPAALSRLIEGGFLTRDADRVSATSEGLQRLNAVLSAILA
- a CDS encoding dihydrofolate reductase, producing the protein MRISLIVAAAMNDVIGRDGRLPWHLPGDLRRFKQLTLGKPVLMGRKTWESLPLRPLPGRDNLVVSRRAAVGERDGARWFSGLGAAISWAQESGAAELCVIGGAALFRETLPIADLLHLTRVESAVHGDTVMPPIGAEWAEVWSSAPMEENGLFYRYIDLERVRG
- the rdgB gene encoding RdgB/HAM1 family non-canonical purine NTP pyrophosphatase, which translates into the protein MSAPRRFTGDTLVIASHNKGKVREIADLLGPYVATFTSAGELGLPEPEETGTTFIANAELKAKAAAAAGHVALADDSGLVVPALNGDPGIYSARWAGPAKDFAMAMRKVEDGLAGSTDRSAYFVCALSLAWPDGHVETVEGRCYGTLVWPPRGPHGFGYDPMFLPDGHGLTFGEMDPFKKHEMSHRADAFRQLVERCFR
- the rph gene encoding ribonuclease PH, whose protein sequence is MRPSGRAFDQLRTVSLETGFSRYAEGSCMVRFGNTHVLCTASVDETVPRFLKNTGLGWVTAEYGMLPRSTHSRTDREAAKGKQSGRTQEIQRLIGRALRAVTDRSAMGEKQIKIDCDVIQADGGTRTAAITGSYVALHLAFQHLMQIGALKTMPLTDQVAAVSCGLYQGNAVLDLDYDEDSKAQADANFVLTGKAGIVEIQGTAEETPFSEPQFMELLALARKGVNELVALQKQVLGIK
- a CDS encoding NADP-dependent malic enzyme translates to MSDTKRVTDEEALLLHSSGRPGKLEITPTKPLTTQRDLALAYSPGVAVPCLRIAEDPSLAYDYTAKGNIVAIISNGTAVLGLGDLGALAGKPVMEGKAVLFKRFADVDGIDLEVDTRDVDEFVNCVRFLGPSFGGINLEDIKAPDCFIIEERLRELLDIPVFHDDQHGTAIIAAAGLINACDITGRKIEDVKMVVNGAGAAGIACAELFCTMGVSRENIILCDTKGVVYRGRTNGMNQWKSSFAVDTDKRTLEEAVAGSDVFVGLSAKGAMTPEMVKSMAAKPIIFALANPDPEITPEEVKAVRADAIVATGRSDYPNQVNNVLGFPYLFRGALDVRATTINEAMKVAAAKALAALAREDVPDEVDAAYSGRRLRYGPDYIIPVPFDPRLIVTVPAAVAQAAMESGVARKPILDLTSYKHSLRTRLDPTADSLELILEKVRTNPRRVVFAEGEEERTIRAAMAFRAHGYGTPVLIGREEVIREQLTAMGQPNVQFEIHNARLSDANRRYADHLYRRLQRKGALLRDCQRMVNQDRNVFAACMVAQGDAHAMVTGLTRSFGVAYEELRRVIDPKANEPVFGLHLFITRNRTVFIADTTVHVRPDGKTLADIAVGAAAKARQMGHEPRVALLSFSNFGQTPHPNTDPLREALSILDSRRVDFEYDGEMSADVALDYQLMKRVYPFSRLSGPANVLIMPGLHSANISAKLLNKMAGGQMIGPLLIGLDKPAQIVTMGASVNDIVTAAALAAHDSLPW